The Sabethes cyaneus chromosome 3, idSabCyanKW18_F2, whole genome shotgun sequence DNA window ctgctcgattggaatgacactaattatcattccaattttgacattgtcgccactctatatatagagcttgctaattttcggttgtgttggtggtttgttttcccccagtttgaaaaacgacatggaaaaaccaacagcaacagcaacaaatcgcgtgtacgtatacgcggcatagtgtgcgtacggaagctgtcagcaatctcaatagTCACTCTATAAACGTTGTCTTCGTGGGTTCGTGTTGGTTCGAATGGTCTCGAAAGATATTGCCCTTGTACCCCACCCTGTTAGCTCCGAGGGAACTTACCGGcgaccgctaaattttgaatcaaaatggagatcatcacaaataaaggttactgtccgttttgattcaaaatttagcgcattttgagtgcctcgtcgcctctgtaatctatagtctctgtagtggGTAtatttttcgacaatgtttattcgcTTTtaggaactccgctcacgtatgcttgaaagtcctaaaacaacaattaaggctggaaatttcaaattgaCGTAAATAAaattgccaaaggcatgctaacgttctccgaagattgtacccactagctaccattacgcacgcgaaaaggtgaaTGGGTCAGGTAAGACTGTAgactgttttcaataaaactcttACCAAATTTTTACAGTAGCAAGACCTtccatttgatactaaaatcacagactaacagacgtaacactgaagcctcattccatcgccaataaaaatgatcatttcaaatgttcacttaagccaagtcTGAAAccacagtcgctgcgcgagaacgctgATCGCTGGCATTGGCGCTGTTgttagataatatacaagtaaatttatagcattgcttaatttatagcaagctgctttgcgtagcgcgaagattgcaccaggtgatgctaatgttttttccaagttttaggggtgtcattaaAACgacgttttgttagaaaatttgttcgaggtgttacgtctgttagtctgtgctaaaattgttgaaatcggtcgagcggttccggagaaaatcatgtcacgtaattttcacatttttgcttataatttctaaacgaaatgtcggaccgcaaaacaattcaatagtgttcTACAAGGTCTGCGTCTTTCCGCATGGAGGCGAAAATTAGTACATACGGGGTTTTAAATGCCCAATTCCAATAATAAAACGCTGattaatgataaaaatcataaattcttGTAGAGAAAACGTTGATTGacccgaggggcaagacactgttataaatatattacttttccctgtggaaatattgtcaattgcaaggaaaattgtaccatccaaagtgctatatcgctcataaaagtgctattttgcattaaatcgcttcggtatcttcggcgttatcttccaagcaataaggaTTGTGCTGAAATTAAATGCGTCGAATGACGCCGACCGACAGTGCGACAACTCTTCAACAAtccccccagataacacaaaatcgtaatagaaagttcacattaaatcgttttcatgtcaatttcacattggaattgtataatgattagagtatgtcaaatcgaagtgaacaataagttgttttgcagtcgtgcgtgtcttcatatacaactcatgactgtgaattataaagcagtatagacgattgcattatttgattatatcttaatcatatattcaggagtatttagttgcgtgttataaaaactacgcaaaatagaattacaaataattgccgaaattttcgcacgtatatcgcctccactttggtacatatatgttcttatatggcgtgaaatataactttttcgttcagatatgatttcgtatatcttagttgcaatcgagatatacaaatcaaatggtttactgggccaccggcaccagcaacagagggacccaacgtgcaaGGTCGCTTGACCATatcgaaagcgacttgcgacGGCGAAGCTAGGCGACCTCTGGATGGTCACCAGAGCCAGAGTAAGGCTCAtaggaaattggtgacgagtgacCCAGAATCGAGTCGAAGGAAGACGACTACGCGGACGATGATGATAACGACATTTGGTTTTTAAGGAAGAAACTCTTGATAACCTATTTTGGTCAATGTTCTTCAACAAAATGTTACACATAAAGTCATATGAATTGATTTTTTTGCAGAGGGTacatttttttgtgaaatatCGTCAGGGGGTTTGCGGACAAAAACCGCTGTTCCAGGGGGTGAAATATAAtacatacacacttaacaaaaagcaccgaattcggtaaaattttaccgaaatctaaacagctgaacgttcggtaaaaatttcgatggtgcgaatcgacgtttacagatcattaataatgtttggtgcaataaaaatttttaccgaacgttctgctgtttagatttcggtaaaattttaccgaaccgattaagtGTGTATACCCTATAACAAAGGTTAAAACCAAGGTTAAAGACGACTTGATACTATTTATGCCATTGTAGGTTAAAAATTTTGTGTTTCTTCAATGTCTTCAACCCAAAATTGTAACGAGAGGCTAGAGGCAGAGTGTATGATTGTAAAATGATTGTCACGAATCATCAAAAATGTTCGATTTCTGTTGCACATCCGACATTTGCGTAAAATTCCGGTTTGGGTAACAGAAAAAagtctaaatttttttatggggGATATTTCTGTACTAAAAGTTGTAATgatcaacaacaataacaaaagtggaagtacaagtatttcaaaaacaaacaagtttttacaCAATTTGGTTTAAGGCGAAGCGTAAATTTGTTTAGTAATATTAAATGATGTCCGAGAACCAAAAGAAAACGGGAAATATTCTGTCGAACGTAAATCCTCCTTCGGAGTTGCCAAGTTTCATCACTGCAGTTGCTGCGCAGCAGCCTACAGCTGCTGCTGCGGACCAACCGGATGAATCACTTAAGAAGGAAACCGAAACGGACCCATTCATTCCTACTACGTTCAGTCCGGCAATCCCTTCCAGTAAGGATACCACTGGTGCCGCTGCAGCAGCAGATCTCTCGAGTGCCGTGCGAGAGGACGGTGGTGTTTCCAGTACGACAAGGCGAGATTTTGCCAATATGGTCCTAAATCCGGAACCATTGGCGGATGCCTTAAGTCCTATCACGCAGAGCGGTTCGGCTCTGTTTGGTTGGGTGAAGGGTGCTGTTAGCAGCAACGGTATCCTTCAGAAGGTTGCGGAAAAAGCTAAAAGTTCGGTTGATACGATCGTAACGACACTGGATCCTCAGATGAAGGAGTACATCAGTATGGTTTTTTTTATTCGATTAAGTTAAATAAAAGTATAACTTTAAAACGTTACCGTTTTAGATTCCGGAGGGGATACCGAAGTTATCGTTGCATCGGATAAAGACGACAAAGTTCGCCCGATAAGGGAGGCTTTTCAAACGGTTTTCGGGAAAGCTACCGTAATGTACGTATATTTTATATTGGTTAACGGTTGGGAAACAAAGACATTATTTAATAAGCTTTTTTCCAGTGGATTGTCAGCTCAAGCGGTAGCTATAGCAGCACAGCCAGTAGGTTTTGCTGCAGGCTTGAAGGGTGCCGAACATCGCATCAATTGCATTCGGGCAGCCAACCCGCGTGTGGATGACCATTTGCCAGTGGTAGCcgtggaaaattttttggttgaattgTTTCCGGAGCAGTATGGGATTTTGTAAACTAGATGTTGATGAAGATGTATCATGCGTATTTGTTTTGTAGATGGTTTGATGCGGGAGTAATTGTTCTTTTTGATTATGCCAAGAATATTCTTTTGAAATCGGTTACGCAGATGACACCAATTCCATTGCCAGTCATAGCATCTATTCAAG harbors:
- the LOC128743159 gene encoding protein PRRC1-like, with amino-acid sequence MMSENQKKTGNILSNVNPPSELPSFITAVAAQQPTAAAADQPDESLKKETETDPFIPTTFSPAIPSSKDTTGAAAAADLSSAVREDGGVSSTTRRDFANMVLNPEPLADALSPITQSGSALFGWVKGAVSSNGILQKVAEKAKSSVDTIVTTLDPQMKEYINSGGDTEVIVASDKDDKVRPIREAFQTVFGKATVIGLSAQAVAIAAQPVGFAAGLKGAEHRINCIRAANPRVDDHLPVVAVENFLVELFPEQWFDAGVIVLFDYAKNILLKSVTQMTPIPLPVIASIQADTMDDYQLKETGFAVTVGSVMAKNLNTAHTEWHKTYTSVGRSEMILNAAKTIATLYKQAVLEYYANASVSGPASPGE